One region of Zingiber officinale cultivar Zhangliang chromosome 7B, Zo_v1.1, whole genome shotgun sequence genomic DNA includes:
- the LOC122004703 gene encoding receptor-like protein EIX1, which produces MSSKGCLEKERDALLLYKASIKDTSALLSSWNIAQVDCCAWTGVVCYNTTGRVGVAELNLQEMDLRGELLHPSLLSLTHLHTLNLSYNDFEGAQIPPLIASLNKLRYLDLSWSNFSGTIPPHLGNLTNLRHLDLSSYYNSAKVVHSLDWLSGLSSLIYLDMSVLDLSAASHNWIWAVNMLPSLQVLTLSDCKINNIPQYSLSFHLNLTSLRILDLSFNNFNSSFPNWLCNLTSLSYLDLSNSGIQGTLPTEIGNLIGLTHLDLSSNWLSGPLPNAIWKWKNLLSLKLSYNLLGVSLPVGITNLSSLSALWLDNCSLSGPIPSDLGNLTTLNTISLSDNSLSGSIPIEIWKLANLNDLDLSYNWFEGEITEFHHSNLTSLDLSYNKISGTLPPTSLPSLTKLNFLNLRWNRLEGLIPHFPPNLNFLDLSDNAFSGKLPPALFMLQQLSYLSLSHNHINGSIPPNVCNSHILEHLDMSNNQITGEIPQCWQKDSLLEYINLENNMLFEEIPSSLGNLMRLQFLHLNNNNLKGHLPSSMQNCTWLRVVDLGDNSFSGNIPVWIGQSWQYLGILRLRSNMFNGNIDPQLGYLRYLQIIDLANNKLSGLIPRSFGNFNTMISTSTRSSHRFEEIIESADIAWIFNENITLVTKGDQLTFSSILYLVKSIDLSNNGLTDEIPEELGHLVGLYNLNLSRNYFKGKIPDSIGGMSSLETLDLSLNNLSGIIPQSLSKLNALNHLNLSYNNLSGNIPSGHQLQTLDDVTIYIGNPYLCGDIVNKSCFHGDNNNATSKENAMLSPMLSIYLSSTLGYFVGLWSVFALLLFKKRWRYSYFKKVDEIYDKFYVTIKIKLNGIANGLFFFRKNKVYGECNNK; this is translated from the coding sequence ACTGCTGCGCATGGACTGGCGTAGTCTGCTACAACACAACGGGCAGAGTAGGAGTGGCCGAGCTCAACCTTCAAGAGATGGATTTGAGGGGTGAGCTCCTGCATCCTTCATTATTGTCTTTAACTCATTTGCACACCTTAAATCTAAGTTATAATGACTTTGAGGGCGCCCAAATTCCACCTCTTATTGCTTCTCTTAACAAACTCAGGTATCTTGATCTTTCTTGGTCCAACTTTAGTGGAACCATCCCCCCTCATCTTGGAAACTTAACTAATCTTCGTCATCTTGATCTCAGCTCGTATTATAATTCTGCCAAAGTTGTCCACAGCCTAGACTGGCTCTCTGGCCTTTCTTCTTTGATTTATCTGGACATGTCCGTTTTGGATCTCAGCGCTGCCTCCCATAATTGGATATGGGCAGTCAACATGCTACCTTCCCTACAAGTATTAACTTTATCTGATTGTAAAATTAATAATATCCCTCAGTATTCTCTTAGTTTCCATCTCAACCTCACTTCTCTCAGGATTCTCGATCTTAGTTTCAATAACTTCAACTCTTCTTTTCCTAACTGGTTGTGCAATCTCACCAGCCTCTCCTATCTTGATCTTTCAAACTCTGGAATTCAAGGGACTCTGCCTACCGAAATTGGCAACTTAATTGGCCTCACGCATCTTGATCTTTCCTCCAATTGGCTCTCCGGTCCCCTTCCTAATGCAATTTGGAAATGGAAGAATCTATTAAGTCTCAAACTGAGCTATAATTTGCTTGGAGTTTCTTTACCAGTCGGGATTACGAATCTCTCAAGCTTATCTGCACTATGGCTTGATAATTGTTCACTAAGTGGTCCAATACCTAGTGACTTAGGAAATTTGACTACTCTAAATACTATTTCTCTTTCAGATAATTCACTTTCTGGGTCAATACCAATTGAGATTTGGAAACTAGCCAACCTAAATGACCTTGACCTCTCTTATAATTGGTTCGAGGGTGAAATCACTGAGTTCCACCATTCTAATCTTACTTCTCTAGATCTCTCCTACAACAAAATTAGTGGTACTTTGCCACCAACATCCCTACCGAGTTTGACtaaactaaattttttaaatcttcgtTGGAATCGACTTGAAGGTCTAATTCCACATTTTCCACCCAACCTTAATTTTCTAGATCTATCCGATAATGCCTTTTCGGGAAAACTACCACCGGCCTTATTCATGCTGCAGCAACTATCTTATTTATCTCTATCGCATAATCATATTAATGGAAGCATACCACCCAATGTTTGCAATTCTCATATACTTGAGCACCTCGACATGTCAAATAACCAAATAACCGGAGAAATTCCTCAGTGTTGGCAAAAGGATTCACTTCTTGAGTATATTAATTTGGAAAACAATATGCTCTTTGAAGAAATTCCAAGCTCTCTTGGAAATTTGATGAGACTTCAGTTCTTGCATTTGAATAACAATAATTTAAAAGGGCATCTTCCATCATCAATGCAAAATTGCACTTGGCTACGGGTTGTTGATCTTGGTGACAATAGTTTTTCTGGAAATATACCAGTGTGGATTGGTCAAAGTTGGCAATACTTGGGCATTCTTCGACTACGATCAAATATGTTTAATGGAAATATTGATCCACAACTTGGATATTTAAGATATCTACAAATTATCGACCTTGCAAATAATAAATTGTCTGGGCTAATACCACGTTCCTTTGGAAATTTCAACACAATGATTTCAACATCAACAAGATCATCTCATCGCTTTGAAGAAATAATAGAATCTGCAGACATAGCTTGGATATTTAATGAAAATATTACTTTAGTTACAAAAGGAGATCAACTTACCTTTTCTTCCATTCTTTATCTTGTCAAGAGTATAGACCTTTCAAATAATGGCTTGACAGATGAGATTCCTGAAGAACTAGGACATCTTGTTGGactttacaatttgaatttatcaAGGAACTACTTCAAAGGCAAGATCCCAGATAGTATCGGTGGAATGAGTTCATTAGAAACTCTAGATTTGTCACTCAATAATTTGTCAGGGATAATTCCTCAAAGCTTGTCAAAACTAAATGCTTTGAACCATTTGAATTTGTCTTATAACAACCTATCAGGAAATATTCCCTCTGGGCATCAGCTTCAAACATTAGATGATGTAACTATTTATATCGGCAATCCTTATCTTTGTGGAGACATAGTAAACAAGAGTTGCTTTCATGGGGACAACAACAATGCAACAAGCAAGGAGAATGCAATGTTATCGCCAATGTTATCAATCTATCTCAGTAGTACACTTGGATATTTTGTTGGATTGTGGAGTGTGTTTGCCCTTCTACTATTCAAGAAAAGATGGAGGTACTCTTACTTTAAGAAAGTCGATGAAATTTATGATAAAttctatgtgacaatcaagaTAAAATTGAATGGAATAGCGAatggtttgtttttttttagaaaaaataaagttTATGGTGAATGTAACAATAAGTAG